The stretch of DNA TTGCTTTCTTTGTAGCCACGGGTAAACTGATTTACAGATACAGTttcaaatgaacaaatgaatttgaTAGAACATTCAGGTAAGCAAattccaaatatatatatatatatatatccgaatgctcgaattataaaaaaatgaatattttgaaagaatcACTATGTCTTTCTGAGTCTGTTACAAAACGTAAACTTACGGTGAAATTTACAAAACCACGTTTCTCATTTTTAATACAACCTAAATAATTTGAAATACGGACTTGGCCTTGTATTTAATTCTGGAAACATACATAAGTTGTTCGAAATGGGATTCCATTCGCCAAGTGTCCTCATTGAACTATTTCAAAATCATCTTCCTCGCGCTTTCGCTTCACACCGCTTTCCGAATCACCTGCAACGAATCCTAGCGGATCCTCTATTTCAGTTTTTATCTCCGTCCCACTCGATCCTTCCACACCAATATTTGCGATGCCTTTCGCATTTTTCGCTGCACCTGCTTTCGGCGTCGTTGAGAACTTGAACACGGGCTTCGGTATCGATACCACTTGCGTCTTGGGTGTAGATTGAACGGCCGGACGTTTAACACCTCCGGCACCACCCCCTTTACCACCACCAGATTTGTTCATTCGTCCCTCGAACGATGATTTTGCCATTTTCTTCGCTTGCTGGGCCGCTCGAAGTTTATAATTGCAAGCCGACAAGCAGTAACGATCCGGAGGTAACCGAAGACCGCAATGGGTTTTGATCAATGGTAGAGGAGTGTTGTTCCGGTTGCGAGCTATTTCCAGCAACACGTCTCGTGGTGGAGGACTCGTAAACGCTTTATCCAAAATCATTTGAGTAGACAATTTCACATCGTCTAACTCAATGACTTTCTTCCTCGCATGATTAGCAAATACTTTCGCATCATCGAGAATGCAGGTGACATATCCTTAAAAAAAAGCCAATGTTTAATAatttgcaaaatattttcgaaacAGAGCTTACTGTAGGTGAATTCCAGCAATTGATTTATAACCCTAGGCTCATAATCTGTTACCCCAAGCTCTTTCAAAATGGACATAATAACTTGTGCATCTTTCGGGATATGTTTAACTTGGCTggctattttcaatttttccgtTTTCTCTCTTTCAGGCTGATTTTGGAAAAGGTAAGAGAACGTTAATAAAACATCTCGATATGAAATTACGTACTAAATAGTTTCAATTTTACTTACATTTTCCATTTTATCTTTTAAAAGGCACACTGATCAACGACCGAAAAGTAAATGTAAATAAACATGACTTACTGTCAAAGAAAGCATGCGTTATGGTGTTACATTTTTTGACATTACAACAGACATTCAACTTGCGAACAgaacgaaattttgaaaaaataaaaacgttGCCAAAAAATTTCCAGGAAGTAGCTAATCCTGCAAATAATTCAAACTTTCAGAAAACACCTGCTcctatttttttgaatgaaatgcatTCTAGTGTACTCAAGCTAGAAAAAACCGAGAAAACGTGTGtcagttaacacgttgagctccgAATCAGTTCCTAGAGATGGACACTGACTTTTTCGTCTTGTTCGGGCCGGTCTCATCGGACGACAGTGAACCTTCCGTTCGGAGAGCATCAGTACTGAAAAATTCGGCCACGAAGCTACAAATTGGTTCTACAAAAATTCACTATCGGTCCGACGAAAAGGCCGGTTTAGAGTTCCcatgaacgtgaa from Toxorhynchites rutilus septentrionalis strain SRP chromosome 3, ASM2978413v1, whole genome shotgun sequence encodes:
- the LOC129773948 gene encoding transcription initiation factor TFIID subunit 9, with the translated sequence MENPEREKTEKLKIASQVKHIPKDAQVIMSILKELGVTDYEPRVINQLLEFTYRYVTCILDDAKVFANHARKKVIELDDVKLSTQMILDKAFTSPPPRDVLLEIARNRNNTPLPLIKTHCGLRLPPDRYCLSACNYKLRAAQQAKKMAKSSFEGRMNKSGGGKGGGAGGVKRPAVQSTPKTQVVSIPKPVFKFSTTPKAGAAKNAKGIANIGVEGSSGTEIKTEIEDPLGFVAGDSESGVKRKREEDDFEIVQ